In the Candidatus Hydrogenedentota bacterium genome, CGGATTGGGCTTTTTGCGCACGAACATGGGGCCAGCTTACACTCGGGACACCCAAATCAGAAATCGGCCCCTTATAAAATAAGGACTTACGACGAAATTTCAGAGAGGTGTTGAACTCAGGAAAGAATACCACGGCGCGCGCGCGCTTCCTGTCGGGCGCGAACAAGCATCGCCCATCGCGCGGCTGCTGATCGTGCCCGGGATCGTGGCGATCAAGAAGGCGCCGGGCGCGCGCTCTCAGGAGGATCGGCGCGTATCGTAGACCGTGGCGCCGCCGACGCGGTACACGTACTGAAAATCGCGGATGCCCCACGTGAAGGTCTCGCCGCCAATCACGGCGAATTCCTTAGCGATGTCGCGGTACAGATAGCTTTTCCCCTCGTGTACGGCGATTACCAGCACGTAGGCGTTCGGCGTGAAGTCGAAGTCGGGGATCTCGACCTCGCAGCACACCCCGCCCTCGTGCACCGGTTTGAGCAGGTCGCCGTTCAAGGTCGAAATCGTGGTAAGGTTCAGTCCGTCGCGCGTGAAGAACTTGAGCGTTACGTTCAGGTCGTCGACGTGCTCCAGCAGCGAAAAGGAGAAACGCACGCACACGTCATCGTGGACGCGAAGCGTGTTCGTATCCTGCCCGTCCACGGCGAAAATGACCGCGGGCTTCGTGATCTTGACCGGATCCGCGAAGACGGGGCCAAAGAGCCCCTCATGCTGGCCCTGCGGTCTTGGGGCCGTTTCTTTTGACGGCTTGGACTGCGCCGCGGGCGCGGTTTTCTCTGGTTCCCGGCGCTGTGCGACTTTTGCCGCTTCCTCCTGCTCGAGAAAGCTGAGATAGTTGCGGACGACGTCTTTCGACGGCCCGATTTCCATCGCCTTGCCGTGGTGCAGCCAGAGCGCGCGTTCGCAGAGTTGAATGACGCTGTTGTGCTGGTGCGACACGAGCACGATCGTGACACCGCGTTTCTTCAACTGCTGCATTCGCGCGAAACAGCGGTTCTGGAACGCGTAGTCGCCCACGGCGAGGATTTCGTCGATAAGCAGGATCTGCGGGTCGAGGTGCACGGCGACGGCAAAGCCGAGGCGGGCTTTCATGCCGGAACTGTAAGTTTGCACCGGGCTGTCGATGAACTCGTCCAGTTCGGCGAACGCGACGATGTCGTCGATTCGCTGATTCGTCTGTTTCCGGTTCAAGCCCATGAGCGCGGCCGCGTTGTAAATGTTGTCGCGCCCCGTCAGCGCCGGGCTGAACCCGGCCCCGAGATTGATGAGCGCCTGGACGCGCCCGCCCATGACAATGCGGCCGGCGTCGAGCTTGATGAGCCCGTTCATCATTTTGAGCAGGGTCGATTTGCCGGAACCGTTGCGCCCGACCAATGCGAAACTGTCGCCTTGTTCCAGCGTGAACGATATGTCGTTCACGGCGTGGAATTCGTCCTTGCGCAGGCCCTGTTTCGGGCGCCGGCCCGTGAACAGCGCCCACAGGTCGCCCAGCCCGTAACTCAGATGCTCATTGGCCTTGCGCGAGTACTTCTTGTACACGTGCTCGACCTGAATTACCGGGGCCATGCTACGCCCTCTCCGCCAGCACGGGCAGGGACGCATGAAAGACGAACCAGCCCGCCAGAAAGACAAGGCCGTAGATGCCGCAACGGACGAAGAATGCCACAGGTTCCTGCATCGTGTCATGGGTGGCGAGCAGGCGCAGGTCGTTGAGTATCGGCGCGATGGGGCTGACCAGGTTCGCGTAGTACCAGGCGCCCGTCACCGGGATGGGCCAGAGCACGGGCGACAGGTAGCGGTAGGGGCCGAGCGCAATGCGCACGGCCGTGCCGACGTCGCTGAATATCGCGTTGAACGGCGCAAGCAGCAGGCCGATGGACGCGCCCGCGAGGATGATGGCCGGATACAGCGCCAGGAACTTGAGAAAACCGGGCAGGGAGAACGCGCGCATCCCCGGCTCCAGTTCGCCGGCGGACAAGAGCAGCGCGAAGAATAACATGACGGCGACGCGGAACAGGGAATTGAAGAGCACGCGCAGGATCACGGAAAGAATCAGCGCTTCCGGCGGCAGCTTCAACTGGGCCAGCAGCGCCTTTGCGTTGTGGACCAGCTGAATCATCTTCATGGTGGATTCCATGAACGTCGCATAGAGCAGCAGCCCATAGATGATGAACAGGGGATAGGGTATGCCGGTGGGCCCCGGCGTAATGACGCGCGTCCGCATCAGGCAATAGAAAATGAACCCCAGGACCAGCGGGTCCACCAGTTCCCAGATCAGGCCGAGAACCGATTTGGCATGGTCCGATTTCAGGTCGCGCACGAACAGGCGCACCGCCATGTAGCGCGACTGGTAGAGCCCGCGCACCATGGCGGGAAACACGTGTCTCGGGTGCAGCGCCTCCGATTCGGCTGTATAGACGACTCGCGGCATGGTATTGTGCGGTTTCTCGATGCAGGACGGCGCCACGCGCGCCGTCCCGGCCACTATAGCAAAGTCCCGCGACGGCGGGTCAAGCATTGCTCCCCCGCGGCGGTGGACAGGCCGAAGGGCCCGTTGTTATGCTGGCGCAACCGCGAAGCATGGCGGGTCCATGCGGGCGGAGCGGAGACGGCGGACGCTGCATGAGTGAAGGAAAGAAACGCATTCGCTTCAGGGTCGCGGGCATGCTGGCCGCGTGCGTCCGGCGTTCCGGCTTGCTCAAGCGGCTGCTTCATGCCGTGTTGGACCATGGGGATTCGGCGCTATTGCGCGAGACGCTCTTGCACGAGGATGCCAGGCGGCTCCGCGCGCTGCTCTCCGAATCCGATCACCAGCTCCTGCGCAAGTTCCTCAGCGAATCGGACCATCGCTTGCTGCGCCTCGTGCTGTTTGAAAACGACCTCGTGCTCCTGCGCTCGTTCCTCTTCGAGAAAGAGTACCGCCTCTTTGGAAAACTCGCCGCGGAGAAGAACCAGGAGGCGTTGCGCGCCGTGCTTGTCGCGCAGGACTTCCGGCTCCTCGACGCCGTCCTGCGCTTCGATAACCGGCGCGTGCTGATGCACGCGCTTCGCGCGGACGGCTTCGCCCTGTACCGGGAGGCCTCGCTGAAAGACCACGCGGCCGCGCTCGCCGCCTTGCTGGCCACGGATGAAGGGCTGGACGCGCTGCAGTCCGTGTTCCGCCGGGACGGCGGCGAACGTCTGGCGGACCTGCTCCGCCGGCAAGACTTCCGCCCGCTGCGCGAACTTCTCGAATCCAGGCACGGACGGGTATTACTCGAATTCCTGAAATGGCGGGAAGGGTCGATACTGAGGCGGCTCCTGGTTGACCATGATTTGCTGCCGGAGATCATGGACAACGAGCCCAATCGCGGCGCCATCGCACTCGAAACCATGCGGCGGCGGCTGGAAAAGCTGTTCGCGCGGAGTCCCGGACTCGAAGCGCGATTCGCTCAAGCGCGCCGGGAAATCCGCAGCGAGGACCACTTGCGCGGGCGCTTTCTCGATGCCGTCATGGATGGGGATGCCGTTCAGCTCGCGCAGGGGGTCATGCGCGTGCCCGACCGTGCCGCGTTCTGGTCGCTGCTCCACGAAATCCTGCTTTACGAGGATTACTATTTCGCCTGCGACACGGACGCCCCGCGCATCATTGACTGCGGCGCGCACGTCGGGATGGCCATTTACTACTTCAAGACGCTGTACCCGCAGGCGAAAGTGACGGCGTTCGAGCCTGTGCCGCAATTGCGCGCGCTGGCCGAGTCCAACATGGCGTTGAACGGCTTCACGGACGTGGAAATCCTCCCGTTCGCGCTGTCGGAGAGACGGGAAACGCGCACGTTCTTCGTTTCGGACAGCTATTCGATGGCCGGGTCGCTGGCGGACCGGCGCGAGGCCGCGGGCGACACGGTGCATACGATCGAGGTCGAATGCGTGCCCTTGAGCGCGTATTTGCAGGAGCCGGTGCACTATCTCAAGATCGATATTGAAGGCGCGGAGGATGCAGTGTTGACGGAGGCCGGGCCATGGCTGCACAACGTCCAGCACATTTTCTGCGAATACCACCACGGGCTCGGGCTTGCCTACGACCGGCTCGCGCGTATCCTGACCCTGCTCGACCGGGCCGGGTTCGAGGTCGTCGCCGGCAAATCCTTTGGCTATCAGGAGTCCTCGCGGCACCGGCCCATGAGCGCGCTTGGCGGGCCCGCCTCGGAAGTGCTGTGGGCAAAGAATCGCCGCTGGTCCGGCGCCGGCTGAGCGCACGCATGTCCGAACGCGCATAATCGGGTGGCACGCGATGCAACGGTACTTTGACGAATCTCACGAGGCGCTGCGGCGCGCAGCCCGCGCCTTTC is a window encoding:
- a CDS encoding ABC transporter ATP-binding protein, with protein sequence MAPVIQVEHVYKKYSRKANEHLSYGLGDLWALFTGRRPKQGLRKDEFHAVNDISFTLEQGDSFALVGRNGSGKSTLLKMMNGLIKLDAGRIVMGGRVQALINLGAGFSPALTGRDNIYNAAALMGLNRKQTNQRIDDIVAFAELDEFIDSPVQTYSSGMKARLGFAVAVHLDPQILLIDEILAVGDYAFQNRCFARMQQLKKRGVTIVLVSHQHNSVIQLCERALWLHHGKAMEIGPSKDVVRNYLSFLEQEEAAKVAQRREPEKTAPAAQSKPSKETAPRPQGQHEGLFGPVFADPVKITKPAVIFAVDGQDTNTLRVHDDVCVRFSFSLLEHVDDLNVTLKFFTRDGLNLTTISTLNGDLLKPVHEGGVCCEVEIPDFDFTPNAYVLVIAVHEGKSYLYRDIAKEFAVIGGETFTWGIRDFQYVYRVGGATVYDTRRSS
- a CDS encoding ABC transporter permease, with the translated sequence MAGTARVAPSCIEKPHNTMPRVVYTAESEALHPRHVFPAMVRGLYQSRYMAVRLFVRDLKSDHAKSVLGLIWELVDPLVLGFIFYCLMRTRVITPGPTGIPYPLFIIYGLLLYATFMESTMKMIQLVHNAKALLAQLKLPPEALILSVILRVLFNSLFRVAVMLFFALLLSAGELEPGMRAFSLPGFLKFLALYPAIILAGASIGLLLAPFNAIFSDVGTAVRIALGPYRYLSPVLWPIPVTGAWYYANLVSPIAPILNDLRLLATHDTMQEPVAFFVRCGIYGLVFLAGWFVFHASLPVLAERA
- a CDS encoding FkbM family methyltransferase, which produces MSEGKKRIRFRVAGMLAACVRRSGLLKRLLHAVLDHGDSALLRETLLHEDARRLRALLSESDHQLLRKFLSESDHRLLRLVLFENDLVLLRSFLFEKEYRLFGKLAAEKNQEALRAVLVAQDFRLLDAVLRFDNRRVLMHALRADGFALYREASLKDHAAALAALLATDEGLDALQSVFRRDGGERLADLLRRQDFRPLRELLESRHGRVLLEFLKWREGSILRRLLVDHDLLPEIMDNEPNRGAIALETMRRRLEKLFARSPGLEARFAQARREIRSEDHLRGRFLDAVMDGDAVQLAQGVMRVPDRAAFWSLLHEILLYEDYYFACDTDAPRIIDCGAHVGMAIYYFKTLYPQAKVTAFEPVPQLRALAESNMALNGFTDVEILPFALSERRETRTFFVSDSYSMAGSLADRREAAGDTVHTIEVECVPLSAYLQEPVHYLKIDIEGAEDAVLTEAGPWLHNVQHIFCEYHHGLGLAYDRLARILTLLDRAGFEVVAGKSFGYQESSRHRPMSALGGPASEVLWAKNRRWSGAG